TTTATTTCGATTGATTCCTGCCTGGCAGCCTCCAATATTTGTTTTAAATGTCGCTCAATTATGTCTGAGATGTTACTCATTTGCCTCCTCCTCTTGAGTTTCCACCTATAATATATGAATTACTTGTTTTGACTTTGACTATCTTTGACTATGTAATCATTATACGGTAAAAAAACTGCATTGAAAAGCACAATGTTCTATTTATAGTTTAGACAAACTATAACTGAACGAAACCTATGAATTTAAACCAAAGATGGGGACAGCGCAATAAAACCCGGGAAACAAAAACCTTGCGCACGTTGACAGCGCAAGGACATTCATTATTGGCGTTCTGTAATATTTTTCACATGTTCCAGTTTGGAAATCTCCGAAAACAGCAGCATCCGGTCAAATTTGGAATCATGGCCAATGGATATATAAATATTTTGTAAATCATTATCTTCTTTTTCAATTTCCACCTGTTTGATACGCAATTGGAAGGACTCAAAAATGGAAATAACCGATTTAATTTTAATATCGGAGAAAGCAACAATTTCAATTAAATCAGATGAACGACCCTTCGAAAATCTTTTTTCAATGTTATTCAAAAAGACCAGACTCAACAGAATTACAACCGTGGTAAATACTGCCGGCGCATACATGCCTGCACCAACAACCAGACCCAAACCTGCAACTGCCCATATCGATGCAGCAGTCGTTAATCCGCGAATGGTCATGCCGTTGACAATTATTGTTCCAGCCCCAAGAAAACCAATTCCACTAATAACATAGGATGGAATACGCGCCGGATCAAATCGGATATTATCATAGCGATCTATAAATGCTTC
Above is a window of Virgibacillus siamensis DNA encoding:
- a CDS encoding MgtC/SapB family protein, whose translation is MAEIIDQLFGEHFLTIMIRVLIALLLSGLIGFERELKKHSAGFRTHILVGVGSCLMMLLSLYGFEAFIDRYDNIRFDPARIPSYVISGIGFLGAGTIIVNGMTIRGLTTAASIWAVAGLGLVVGAGMYAPAVFTTVVILLSLVFLNNIEKRFSKGRSSDLIEIVAFSDIKIKSVISIFESFQLRIKQVEIEKEDNDLQNIYISIGHDSKFDRMLLFSEISKLEHVKNITERQ